The Pagrus major chromosome 17, Pma_NU_1.0 genome includes a region encoding these proteins:
- the LOC141012635 gene encoding zinc finger protein 706 — MARGHQKFQSQQKNAKKQADIKKSKGHDQKAAAKAALVYMCTVCRTQMPDPKTFKQHFESKHPKSPMPPELADVEA; from the exons ATGGCCCGTGGGCACCAGAAGTTCCAGTCCCAGCAGAAGAACGCCAAAAAGCAGGCAGACATCAAGAAGAGCAAAGGCCATGACCAGAAGGCAGCAGCTAAGGCTGCTTTAGTATACATGTGCACAGTGTGCCGG ACACAAATGCCTGACCCGAAGACCTTTAAGCAGCACTTTGAAAGCAAGCATCCAAAGTCCCCAATGCCCCCGGAGTTGGCTGATGTGGAGGCATAA